A window of Halalkalibacillus sediminis contains these coding sequences:
- a CDS encoding o-succinylbenzoate--CoA ligase, with protein sequence MKTMPNWLEKRAYLTPEKEAVITEDGYRMTFNQLRNDAKSVATYLQHSGIQSGDHVAVLAINSYKMIVLIHALQYIGVVNVLLNTRLSEKEWEFQLSDARAKLLIHDPVFKENIKDTVIETIDMTSIPLDANVAENLRTTINQEETSHIIYTSGTTGQPKGVQLSYDNHWSSATASALNLGLHNDDRWLLCLPMFHVGGLSIIYRSVIYGMPIHLFEKFDVEKVHQAIMEENITIISAVSVMAEQMMVRLGDGKYPDSFRCLLLGGGPAYRSLLEKCQGKNVPVFQTYGMTETASQFSTLDESHALQKLGSAGKPLFPGELIIANEGHEVPMGEVGEILVKGPNVTEGYWNRQKANDTSFENDWLHTGDLGYLDEDGFLYVLDRRKDLIISGGENIYPAEIENVLKQHPDIVDAGVVGRNDEKWGHVPVAFVTIKNEALNETDVIEHCHQYLAKYKVPKQIFFKENLPRNAAKKLMRHLLADEVPER encoded by the coding sequence ATGAAAACAATGCCGAACTGGTTAGAAAAGCGTGCCTATCTGACTCCGGAAAAAGAAGCTGTGATCACTGAAGACGGATACCGCATGACTTTTAATCAATTAAGAAATGATGCTAAGTCAGTAGCAACTTATCTACAACATTCAGGGATACAATCTGGCGATCATGTAGCTGTTTTAGCTATCAACTCCTATAAGATGATTGTTTTGATTCATGCTTTACAATACATTGGTGTTGTCAATGTATTGTTGAATACCCGTTTATCAGAGAAAGAGTGGGAATTCCAACTCAGTGATGCCCGTGCAAAATTACTTATCCATGACCCTGTATTTAAAGAAAATATTAAAGACACTGTTATAGAAACGATTGATATGACTAGTATCCCTTTAGATGCTAATGTGGCTGAAAACCTTCGCACTACTATCAATCAAGAAGAAACATCTCACATCATATATACCTCTGGAACAACTGGCCAACCAAAGGGTGTGCAATTGAGTTATGACAATCACTGGTCTAGTGCAACAGCTTCTGCTTTGAATCTTGGATTACATAATGATGATCGATGGCTTTTATGTCTTCCGATGTTCCATGTAGGTGGTCTTTCAATTATTTACAGAAGTGTAATTTACGGAATGCCAATCCATCTTTTCGAAAAATTCGATGTGGAAAAAGTTCACCAAGCAATTATGGAAGAAAATATTACAATTATATCGGCGGTTTCAGTAATGGCTGAGCAAATGATGGTACGTTTAGGAGATGGAAAATACCCAGATTCCTTCCGTTGCTTATTGCTAGGAGGGGGCCCAGCTTACCGCTCATTATTAGAAAAATGTCAGGGAAAAAATGTTCCTGTTTTTCAAACTTACGGTATGACCGAAACAGCTTCCCAGTTCAGTACACTGGATGAAAGTCACGCACTACAAAAATTAGGTTCAGCCGGAAAACCTTTATTTCCCGGGGAATTAATCATAGCGAATGAAGGCCACGAGGTGCCTATGGGTGAAGTTGGTGAAATTCTTGTAAAAGGCCCGAACGTGACTGAGGGTTATTGGAATCGACAAAAAGCGAATGATACCTCTTTTGAAAACGATTGGTTACATACAGGTGACCTAGGTTATTTGGATGAGGATGGCTTCTTATATGTCCTTGATCGACGCAAGGATCTTATCATATCAGGTGGGGAAAATATTTATCCAGCTGAAATCGAAAATGTATTAAAACAACATCCTGATATTGTAGATGCAGGGGTTGTCGGCAGAAATGATGAAAAGTGGGGTCATGTGCCTGTAGCATTTGTTACAATCAAGAATGAAGCATTAAATGAAACTGATGTGATTGAACACTGTCATCAATATTTAGCTAAATATAAAGTTCCTAAGCAAATATTTTTCAAAGAAAACTTACCAAGAAATGCAGCAAAAAAATTAATGCGTCATTTATTGGCGGATGAAGTACCAGAAAGGTAG